A region of Chitinophaga horti DNA encodes the following proteins:
- a CDS encoding acyl carrier protein, with protein sequence MEVKDIIARTNAFLVEEFEVAPESITPAANLKATLELDSLDYIDLVVVIESNFGFKVKPEDFQGIVTFQDFYEYVINRLEQKALV encoded by the coding sequence ATGGAAGTTAAGGATATCATAGCGAGGACGAACGCATTCCTTGTGGAGGAATTTGAAGTTGCGCCTGAAAGTATTACACCTGCAGCGAACCTGAAAGCGACTTTGGAGCTTGACAGCCTGGATTATATTGACCTGGTGGTAGTGATCGAAAGCAATTTTGGTTTTAAGGTAAAGCCCGAAGATTTTCAGGGTATTGTTACCTTCCAGGATTTTTATGAATACGTGATCAATCGTCTTGAACAAAAAGCCCTGGTATAA
- a CDS encoding hemolysin family protein → MEVVIILVLILLNGIFSMSEIALVSARKARLENAANKGDEKAKAALKLANNPDTFLSTVQIGITLIGILTGLYSGEKLKSDVQAFILNNIPSLQAYSSAIATSVIVIIITYLSLVLGELVPKRIGLARPEAIAKAMAKPMNFLSRVTFPFIWLLSKSSNILVKFFNLKGASGDSLVTEEEIKAIINEGTTSGAIEETEQEIIERVFHLGDRNITSLMSHRTDIIWLDIEEPIESYQQKIKSSPHSIYPVCQGQIDHVKGLINIKDLYAAGKNAQLKDVMKKPLFIPDNNSAYQVLEKFKETQIHAAFIVDEYGTFLGMITLNDILEAIVGDMPETGQDDYTMLRREDGTYLVDAQIPFYDFLSEFDKADWMAEFEQEFDTLAGFILHHLEHIPHTGEKFEWRKFTFEIVDMDAHRIDKILVTAPADTEDGDE, encoded by the coding sequence ATGGAAGTCGTCATAATCCTCGTCCTCATTTTGTTGAATGGTATATTCTCCATGTCGGAGATAGCCCTGGTCTCGGCACGTAAAGCCAGACTTGAGAATGCAGCCAACAAGGGGGACGAAAAAGCAAAAGCTGCACTTAAACTTGCAAACAATCCGGATACATTTTTATCCACTGTTCAGATCGGCATCACGCTGATCGGTATCTTAACCGGTTTGTACTCCGGTGAGAAACTGAAGTCTGACGTACAGGCGTTCATTCTCAACAACATCCCTTCTTTACAGGCTTACAGCAGCGCCATCGCTACCTCGGTAATCGTGATCATCATCACGTACCTGTCACTGGTATTGGGTGAGCTGGTACCAAAACGTATCGGCCTGGCCCGTCCGGAAGCGATCGCAAAAGCCATGGCCAAGCCCATGAACTTTTTGTCGCGCGTCACCTTCCCGTTTATCTGGCTGCTGAGCAAATCCTCCAATATCCTGGTCAAGTTCTTTAACCTCAAAGGTGCCTCTGGCGACAGCCTGGTAACGGAAGAGGAGATCAAGGCGATTATTAACGAGGGTACTACATCCGGTGCTATTGAGGAAACCGAGCAGGAGATCATCGAACGCGTATTTCACCTGGGTGACCGTAATATTACCTCGCTGATGAGTCACCGTACCGACATCATCTGGCTGGATATTGAGGAGCCTATCGAAAGTTATCAGCAGAAGATCAAAAGCAGCCCACATTCAATTTATCCTGTTTGCCAGGGACAAATCGACCATGTGAAAGGGCTTATCAACATAAAAGATTTATATGCCGCCGGTAAGAACGCACAGTTGAAAGACGTGATGAAGAAACCACTCTTCATCCCCGACAACAACTCCGCCTATCAGGTGCTGGAAAAGTTCAAGGAAACCCAGATTCACGCTGCGTTTATCGTGGACGAATATGGCACTTTCCTGGGCATGATCACATTGAACGACATCCTGGAGGCCATCGTAGGCGACATGCCCGAAACCGGCCAGGACGATTATACCATGCTGCGCCGCGAGGACGGTACTTACCTGGTGGATGCGCAGATACCTTTTTACGATTTCCTCAGCGAGTTTGACAAAGCCGACTGGATGGCCGAGTTTGAGCAGGAATTTGATACGCTGGCCGGGTTCATCCTCCACCACCTGGAGCATATACCCCATACCGGCGAGAAGTTCGAATGGCGCAAATTCACCTTCGAGATCGTTGATATGGACGCGCACCGCATTGATAAGATACTGGTAACTGCCCCGGCGGATACAGAAGACGGAGATGAATAA
- a CDS encoding HAL/PAL/TAL family ammonia-lyase yields the protein MVVIGSKLLSLKEVQQVLLEGAKVELDAASVANVKASFEFLRTFSAKKLIYGINTGFGPMAQYRISDEDTHQLQYNLIRSHSSGAGKILPPLVTKGLMIARLSSFMQGFSGVHTEVVELLRDMINNDIYPCIYEHGGVGASGDLVQLAHLAHTLIGEGEVVYQDKVQLASDVFAQLGLKPIDVHVREGLAIINGTSAMTGVGLVNIIYAKQLLAWSAVLSAIVNEVVEAFDDHLSAELNAVKKHVGQNRVAEIMRGVLSGSKMVRHRPDHLYKELEEEIFKDKVQEYYSLRCVPQVLGPVYDTLVHAERVVVEELNSVSDNPVVDHHQQNVFHGGNFHGDYISLEMDKVKIAITKLSMLSERQLNYLMNDKLNHKFPPFMNLGKLGFNFGMQGIQFTATSTVAENQTLSFPMSVHSIPNNNDNQDIVSMGCNAAMMTNRVIDNTFEVLAVQMMTLLQAVDYLNCQERLSPASHKIYQDVRAIFPKFIDDAPRFADAKNIKAYLMATEPVHIF from the coding sequence ATGGTCGTAATAGGAAGTAAGTTGCTTTCTCTGAAAGAGGTGCAGCAGGTGTTGTTGGAAGGCGCAAAAGTGGAACTGGATGCTGCATCGGTAGCGAATGTAAAGGCAAGCTTCGAGTTTCTCAGAACGTTTTCTGCTAAAAAACTGATTTACGGTATCAATACCGGCTTCGGTCCCATGGCGCAGTACCGTATTTCCGATGAAGATACGCACCAGCTTCAGTACAACCTCATCCGCAGCCACAGCTCCGGCGCCGGCAAAATATTGCCTCCGCTGGTAACCAAAGGTTTAATGATCGCCCGCCTCAGCAGCTTTATGCAGGGCTTTTCCGGCGTACATACCGAAGTAGTGGAACTGCTGCGCGATATGATCAACAACGACATTTATCCATGTATATATGAGCACGGCGGCGTAGGTGCCTCCGGCGACCTCGTACAGCTGGCACACCTCGCACACACTTTAATTGGGGAGGGCGAAGTGGTATACCAGGATAAGGTGCAACTGGCGTCCGACGTATTCGCCCAGCTGGGGCTGAAGCCGATCGATGTACACGTTCGCGAGGGACTGGCCATCATTAACGGTACTTCCGCTATGACGGGCGTAGGTTTAGTGAACATCATTTACGCCAAACAACTGCTCGCCTGGAGCGCCGTACTGTCGGCCATCGTAAACGAAGTAGTAGAGGCATTCGACGATCACCTGAGCGCAGAACTGAACGCGGTGAAGAAGCACGTAGGCCAGAACCGCGTCGCCGAAATCATGCGCGGCGTGCTGAGCGGCAGCAAAATGGTTCGCCACCGTCCGGACCATCTCTATAAAGAACTGGAAGAAGAGATTTTCAAAGATAAAGTACAGGAATACTACTCCCTCCGTTGCGTACCGCAGGTACTGGGCCCCGTTTACGATACCCTGGTACATGCCGAGCGCGTGGTGGTAGAAGAACTGAACAGCGTGAGCGACAACCCTGTAGTGGACCACCACCAGCAGAACGTGTTCCATGGCGGTAACTTCCATGGCGACTATATTTCCCTGGAAATGGATAAGGTGAAGATCGCCATCACGAAACTGAGCATGCTCTCTGAACGCCAGCTGAACTACCTGATGAACGATAAGCTGAACCATAAGTTCCCGCCGTTCATGAACCTGGGCAAACTGGGCTTTAACTTCGGTATGCAGGGCATCCAGTTCACCGCAACCTCCACCGTGGCCGAGAACCAGACTTTGTCGTTCCCGATGAGTGTGCACAGCATTCCGAACAATAACGACAACCAGGACATTGTGAGCATGGGCTGTAATGCCGCCATGATGACCAACCGGGTGATCGACAATACCTTTGAGGTGCTGGCGGTACAAATGATGACCCTTTTGCAGGCGGTAGATTACCTGAATTGCCAGGAAAGACTGTCACCCGCATCACACAAGATATATCAGGATGTAAGGGCAATTTTCCCTAAATTTATTGATGATGCGCCCAGGTTTGCCGATGCGAAAAACATCAAGGCGTACCTGATGGCAACGGAACCTGTCCACATTTTTTAA
- the fabG gene encoding 3-oxoacyl-ACP reductase FabG: MKCALVTGGSRGIGRAVCIRMAELGYHVVINYKGNQAAAEETLAAVRAKGADGELLQFNVGDAEEVQRVLGGWVEGNKEKYIEVLVNNAGVREDVLMFWMNVDQWRNVLGPSLDGFYYVTKQVLNGMLLKRYGRIINMVSLSGLKGTPGQVNYSAAKAGIIGATKALAQEVAKRGITVNAVAPGFIRTDMTAELNEKELSAQVPMSRFGTPEEVAEAVAFFASKGASYVTGEVLSINGGLYS, from the coding sequence ATGAAGTGTGCTTTAGTTACAGGCGGGTCGAGGGGTATTGGCAGGGCGGTTTGCATCAGGATGGCAGAGTTGGGATACCATGTGGTGATTAATTATAAAGGCAACCAGGCTGCGGCAGAAGAAACGCTGGCAGCAGTACGCGCTAAAGGTGCGGACGGTGAGTTGCTGCAGTTCAACGTAGGCGATGCCGAAGAGGTGCAACGCGTACTGGGCGGCTGGGTAGAAGGTAATAAAGAGAAATATATAGAGGTGCTGGTGAACAATGCAGGCGTTCGTGAGGATGTACTGATGTTCTGGATGAATGTGGACCAATGGCGTAATGTATTGGGTCCCAGTCTTGACGGGTTCTATTACGTGACCAAGCAGGTGCTGAACGGCATGTTGCTGAAACGTTATGGTCGCATTATTAACATGGTAAGTCTCAGCGGCCTCAAAGGCACGCCGGGACAGGTAAACTATTCCGCCGCCAAAGCCGGTATTATCGGCGCTACCAAAGCGCTTGCGCAGGAAGTGGCCAAACGGGGTATTACCGTAAATGCCGTAGCTCCGGGTTTTATCCGTACGGATATGACCGCCGAGCTGAACGAAAAGGAACTGTCGGCCCAGGTGCCGATGAGCAGGTTTGGTACCCCCGAAGAAGTAGCCGAAGCTGTGGCCTTCTTCGCTTCCAAAGGCGCATCCTACGTTACCGGCGAAGTGCTCTCCATTAACGGAGGGCTATATTCATAA
- a CDS encoding 3-hydroxyacyl-ACP dehydratase, producing MLVTKEEITQYIPQRPPIVMVHRLLRADDAELRTGFDVEPDNVFVENGVLMPPGLVENIAQSAAVRVGYLAKQRNEPVPIGYIGGVSNLEVLELPAAGTSIETLIAIEREVMGATIAKGSVFQDGRLLAECEMKIFVPQK from the coding sequence ATGCTAGTAACTAAAGAAGAAATTACTCAATACATCCCCCAACGCCCACCCATCGTTATGGTGCACAGGCTGTTGCGTGCGGATGATGCGGAGCTGCGGACAGGATTTGACGTGGAGCCGGATAATGTTTTTGTAGAAAATGGCGTTCTAATGCCTCCCGGACTGGTAGAGAACATTGCGCAGTCGGCCGCGGTACGTGTAGGCTACCTGGCCAAACAGCGCAACGAACCTGTGCCGATCGGCTACATTGGCGGCGTTAGCAACCTGGAAGTATTGGAATTGCCCGCAGCAGGCACCAGCATCGAAACACTGATCGCTATCGAAAGGGAAGTGATGGGCGCCACCATCGCCAAAGGCAGCGTGTTCCAGGACGGACGCCTGTTGGCCGAGTGTGAAATGAAGATTTTTGTCCCTCAAAAATAA
- a CDS encoding ZIP family metal transporter has product MNWIYLIMILLATVAGGMIPMLVRNLRPNLPIYMLAFTGAFLFGVTILHLLPEVYHELGHEAGIYVVLGFFVQVALQGLSHGMEHGHTHLPAAEGHHHHVAVFPLLFGLSLHAFMEGIPLGFNYSDASALPSLMLGVMAHKVPEALTLITVMMHAHQPKAKLWRILIIFACVTPVSAILAAQLGQHFELVTKSLAYMVALVVGAFLHISTTIFYESGTKHHELSRKKVVAITFGLLLAFLTLIFE; this is encoded by the coding sequence ATGAACTGGATATACCTGATAATGATCTTACTGGCCACGGTCGCTGGCGGCATGATACCCATGCTGGTGCGTAACCTGCGGCCTAACCTGCCCATTTACATGCTGGCGTTTACGGGCGCCTTCCTGTTCGGGGTCACTATATTACACCTGTTACCGGAAGTGTACCACGAGCTGGGGCACGAAGCCGGTATATATGTAGTACTCGGCTTTTTCGTACAAGTCGCGCTGCAGGGCTTATCGCATGGCATGGAACATGGCCATACGCACCTGCCGGCCGCCGAAGGGCACCATCACCACGTAGCGGTGTTCCCGCTATTGTTCGGGTTATCGTTGCATGCGTTTATGGAAGGCATTCCGCTCGGCTTCAACTATAGCGATGCATCGGCCTTACCATCGCTTATGCTGGGGGTAATGGCGCACAAGGTACCGGAAGCGCTTACACTCATTACAGTGATGATGCACGCGCATCAACCCAAAGCTAAACTGTGGCGCATATTGATCATATTCGCCTGTGTTACACCCGTTTCCGCTATTTTAGCGGCCCAGCTGGGACAACATTTCGAACTGGTGACGAAGTCGCTGGCTTACATGGTGGCACTGGTGGTGGGCGCGTTCCTGCATATCTCTACCACGATCTTTTATGAAAGTGGCACCAAACATCATGAATTGAGCAGGAAGAAGGTAGTAGCGATTACATTTGGGTTATTACTCGCATTTCTAACACTAATATTTGAATAA
- a CDS encoding beta-ketoacyl synthase N-terminal-like domain-containing protein: MKTVFVAADNIISPLGNTTAANFDEVRRGGSGIRLHNDLSLAAAPFYGSVITGEQLAGFKENGDYASETRVPDRLSKFETLCILSVKDALSQTDIPVKDERTAFILSTTKGNIEKIADETAQPSALQLFPSAQKIADYFGMTSKPLVISNACISGLLALIIGQRLIRSGQYDQVIVTGADVFTRFVLSGFQSFLAVSNEPCKPFDAARNGISLGEAAATVILTADPGKSKGIVLGEGASSNDANHISGPSRTGEELGGAVNKAIINSGLTVADIGFVSAHGTATLYNDEMEAKAFNFAGLQEVPVNSLKGYYGHTLGAAGLVEAIIGMRSLEQNIIIPTKGYSQHGVPMPLNVCHGTPLARDMRHFIKTTSGFGGCNAAMVFSKSDIHS, encoded by the coding sequence ATGAAAACGGTGTTTGTAGCAGCAGATAATATTATTTCTCCTTTGGGGAACACCACGGCCGCCAACTTTGACGAGGTGCGCCGGGGCGGGAGCGGCATCCGTTTACACAACGATCTGTCCCTGGCGGCTGCGCCTTTTTATGGATCGGTCATTACCGGGGAGCAGCTGGCAGGGTTTAAGGAAAATGGCGATTACGCAAGTGAGACCCGCGTCCCGGACAGACTTTCAAAGTTCGAAACCCTTTGCATCCTCTCTGTAAAAGACGCGCTGTCGCAGACCGATATACCGGTAAAGGATGAACGAACAGCATTCATCCTGTCTACCACCAAAGGAAATATTGAGAAGATCGCTGATGAAACCGCCCAGCCTTCCGCGCTGCAGTTATTTCCTTCTGCGCAGAAGATAGCGGATTACTTCGGTATGACGAGTAAACCTTTGGTGATCAGCAACGCCTGTATTTCAGGTCTGCTCGCCCTTATTATCGGGCAGCGGCTCATTCGCTCCGGGCAGTACGACCAGGTAATCGTTACCGGGGCCGATGTGTTTACGCGGTTCGTATTATCCGGCTTCCAGTCCTTCCTGGCAGTAAGTAACGAGCCCTGCAAACCTTTCGATGCCGCACGCAACGGCATCAGTTTAGGAGAAGCGGCGGCAACCGTAATACTGACTGCTGATCCAGGCAAATCAAAAGGCATTGTGCTGGGTGAAGGTGCTTCCAGCAACGATGCGAATCATATTTCGGGTCCTTCCCGTACAGGTGAAGAATTGGGAGGCGCGGTGAACAAGGCGATCATTAACAGCGGTTTGACCGTTGCAGATATCGGCTTCGTATCGGCCCATGGAACGGCTACTTTGTACAACGATGAAATGGAAGCGAAAGCTTTCAACTTCGCCGGTTTGCAGGAAGTGCCGGTGAATAGCCTGAAAGGTTATTATGGCCATACACTGGGAGCGGCCGGGCTCGTAGAAGCCATCATCGGCATGCGCTCGCTGGAACAAAATATTATAATACCTACAAAAGGATATAGCCAACACGGAGTACCTATGCCGTTGAACGTTTGTCATGGTACCCCATTAGCCCGCGATATGCGGCATTTCATCAAAACCACCTCCGGTTTCGGAGGCTGCAATGCAGCCATGGTGTTTAGTAAATCAGATATTCACTCTTAA
- a CDS encoding beta-ketoacyl-[acyl-carrier-protein] synthase family protein, with protein MNRVVITGLGVYSCIGKNLEEVKDSLYHGRSGIIFDQERKDFGYRSALTGHVARPDLKGLLDRRARLMMPEQAEFAYMSTREALAQAGLEQDYLEQTEAGILFGNDSSAKPTVEATDIIREKHDTMLVGSGSVFQTMNSTVNMNLATIFRLKGINFSVSAACASGSHAIGLGYMFVKNGMQDTVVCGGAQEINIYAMGNFDAIAAFSVRESDPAKASRPFDRDRDGLVPSGGAATVILESLESAQRRGAKILGEVLGYGFSSNGAHISNPSVDGPVRSLEISLKDAGLQPRDIQYINAHATSTPAGDASEARALHQVFGDSRPYISSTKGMTGHECWMAGASEIVYSMLMMQNGFMAPNINFDNPDEDSAKLNIVTDTINKDFNIFLSNSFGFGGTNSSLVIRKWD; from the coding sequence ATGAATAGAGTCGTGATTACAGGCCTCGGTGTTTATTCCTGCATAGGAAAAAACCTGGAGGAAGTGAAAGATTCATTATATCATGGTCGCTCAGGGATCATATTTGACCAGGAGCGTAAAGACTTTGGCTACCGCTCGGCCCTTACCGGCCACGTAGCCCGCCCGGACCTGAAAGGCCTGCTTGACCGCCGTGCGCGGCTCATGATGCCCGAACAGGCCGAATTTGCTTATATGTCTACCCGCGAAGCCCTGGCCCAGGCCGGCCTTGAGCAGGATTACCTCGAGCAAACGGAAGCAGGCATCCTCTTCGGGAACGACAGTTCCGCCAAACCCACCGTAGAAGCCACCGACATCATACGCGAAAAGCATGATACCATGCTCGTTGGTTCCGGCTCCGTGTTCCAGACCATGAACTCGACTGTGAACATGAATCTCGCCACCATCTTCCGCCTGAAAGGGATCAATTTCAGCGTCAGTGCTGCCTGTGCGAGTGGCTCTCACGCCATTGGCCTCGGCTACATGTTCGTCAAAAACGGTATGCAGGACACCGTGGTGTGCGGCGGTGCGCAGGAAATCAACATTTACGCTATGGGCAACTTCGACGCCATTGCCGCCTTTTCGGTAAGGGAAAGCGATCCGGCGAAAGCCTCCCGCCCGTTCGACCGCGATCGCGACGGCCTGGTGCCCAGTGGGGGAGCGGCCACCGTAATCCTGGAAAGCCTCGAAAGTGCACAACGCCGCGGAGCAAAGATTTTAGGAGAAGTGTTAGGATACGGTTTTTCGAGCAACGGCGCGCATATTTCCAATCCCAGTGTAGACGGTCCCGTACGGTCGCTGGAAATTTCTTTGAAAGATGCAGGCTTACAGCCCCGTGATATTCAATACATTAACGCTCACGCCACCTCTACGCCGGCAGGCGACGCCAGCGAGGCCAGGGCGCTTCACCAGGTATTTGGCGACAGCAGGCCGTACATCAGCTCTACCAAGGGCATGACTGGCCACGAATGCTGGATGGCGGGCGCCAGTGAGATCGTTTATTCTATGCTCATGATGCAAAACGGCTTTATGGCCCCCAACATAAATTTCGATAACCCCGACGAAGATTCAGCGAAGCTTAATATAGTAACCGATACCATCAATAAGGATTTTAATATATTTTTGTCCAATTCTTTTGGCTTCGGGGGAACGAACTCCTCCCTGGTGATTAGGAAGTGGGATTGA
- a CDS encoding lipid A biosynthesis acyltransferase, with protein sequence MPSWQGKSKANKLGYSIFYGVLRYGGVRAAYVFLYFVASYYFLFSTSSSRAILHYFRTKIGYGRWRSIRSLYANYYVFGQTILDKVVVMANIPNPFTFEFDGEHHLHNMVAGGRGGIMLSAHLGNWEVAGHLFTRLKAKINIVMFDGEHEQVKKYLTSITGDRVVNVIVIKNDLSHIYAISDALSNQELVCMHADRFMPGNKTLQVPFLGEDALFPLGPFQLAATFKVPVSFVFAFKETDTHYHLYATEPREYHGRRKEGIQEAIHDFAAAMEQKVKQYPIQWFNYYDFWDKSPADPAGDKA encoded by the coding sequence ATGCCGTCCTGGCAAGGTAAGTCGAAAGCGAATAAGCTCGGGTACAGTATTTTTTATGGTGTGTTGCGGTATGGAGGTGTTCGCGCAGCATATGTGTTCCTGTATTTCGTCGCATCCTACTATTTCCTCTTTTCTACCAGCTCGTCGCGGGCTATCCTACATTATTTTCGTACGAAGATCGGGTATGGCAGGTGGCGCAGCATACGTAGCCTGTACGCCAATTATTATGTGTTTGGTCAGACCATTCTCGACAAGGTGGTGGTAATGGCCAACATACCCAATCCCTTTACCTTCGAGTTTGATGGCGAGCATCACCTGCACAACATGGTAGCCGGGGGCAGGGGCGGCATTATGCTCAGCGCTCACCTGGGCAACTGGGAGGTTGCCGGGCACCTGTTTACCCGCCTGAAAGCAAAAATTAACATCGTGATGTTCGACGGTGAGCATGAGCAGGTTAAAAAGTACCTTACCTCGATTACCGGCGATCGCGTGGTGAACGTAATCGTGATCAAAAACGACTTATCACATATTTATGCGATCAGTGATGCGTTAAGCAACCAGGAGCTGGTGTGTATGCATGCCGATCGTTTTATGCCGGGCAACAAAACCTTACAGGTGCCTTTCCTGGGCGAGGATGCGCTGTTCCCGCTGGGGCCTTTCCAACTGGCGGCAACGTTCAAAGTACCCGTTTCCTTCGTATTTGCTTTTAAAGAAACCGATACCCACTATCACTTGTACGCCACCGAACCCCGCGAGTACCATGGTCGCCGGAAGGAAGGCATACAGGAAGCCATACACGATTTTGCGGCCGCCATGGAGCAAAAAGTGAAACAATACCCCATTCAATGGTTTAATTATTACGACTTCTGGGATAAGTCGCCCGCAGACCCGGCTGGCGATAAAGCCTGA
- a CDS encoding methyltransferase: MQFFNKETKTALQAKEQALWIAFAPVVFQAAKALRDLGILKAIADKGMKGVTIEEIIDTTGLSRYGVRVLLEAGLGMEMLIINDEKKYVLTKTGHFIEHDQLTRINMDFSNDICYKGMFHLQEAITGGKPAGLKELGPWETIYEGLTILPPKEGKSWYDFDHYYSDLAFPQVLPIIFEHKPKKLLDIGGNTGKFTMAAAAHDPEVQITIFDLPGQVARATKNITEAGFIDRVSFHVNNILDESIPFPTGFDAIWMSQFLDCFSEAEIISILSRCREALNDGGSVYILEPFWDKQVFKAAAFSLQQTSLYFTAMANGNSQMYYSEVFYECVKQAGLQIVNENHSMGLSYTLLQCKKA, translated from the coding sequence ATGCAATTCTTTAACAAGGAAACGAAAACAGCTTTGCAGGCCAAGGAGCAGGCACTTTGGATCGCATTTGCCCCCGTAGTGTTTCAGGCAGCAAAAGCGCTGCGCGACCTGGGTATTCTCAAAGCCATTGCCGACAAAGGCATGAAAGGCGTGACCATTGAAGAAATTATCGATACAACAGGCCTTAGCCGCTACGGCGTACGTGTACTGCTGGAAGCCGGTCTGGGTATGGAAATGCTGATCATCAACGACGAAAAGAAATATGTGCTCACTAAAACGGGCCATTTTATAGAGCACGATCAGCTTACCCGCATCAACATGGACTTTAGCAATGATATTTGCTACAAAGGCATGTTCCATCTTCAGGAAGCGATTACCGGGGGTAAACCCGCAGGTTTAAAAGAACTGGGGCCCTGGGAAACGATTTACGAAGGACTCACCATCCTGCCGCCGAAAGAAGGCAAAAGCTGGTATGACTTCGACCACTATTATTCCGACCTCGCCTTTCCGCAGGTATTGCCTATCATTTTCGAACATAAGCCGAAGAAACTGTTGGACATAGGCGGTAACACCGGTAAGTTTACTATGGCTGCAGCCGCCCACGATCCGGAAGTGCAGATCACCATATTCGATTTGCCCGGCCAGGTAGCGCGCGCCACTAAAAATATCACTGAGGCCGGTTTTATCGATCGTGTATCCTTTCACGTGAATAACATCCTGGACGAAAGTATTCCTTTCCCCACCGGCTTCGATGCCATCTGGATGAGCCAGTTCCTCGACTGTTTCTCCGAAGCTGAAATTATCTCTATCCTTAGCCGTTGCCGCGAAGCCCTGAACGACGGCGGTAGTGTATATATCCTGGAGCCTTTCTGGGATAAGCAGGTGTTTAAAGCCGCGGCGTTCAGCCTGCAGCAAACATCCCTGTACTTTACCGCCATGGCAAATGGTAACAGCCAGATGTACTATTCCGAAGTGTTTTATGAGTGCGTAAAACAGGCAGGGTTGCAGATCGTGAATGAGAACCATAGTATGGGACTGAGCTACACCTTGCTCCAGTGTAAAAAAGCCTAA
- a CDS encoding acyl-CoA thioesterase: MQVLSDRAEILVKFNEADPLGIVWHGHYVRYFEDGREAFGNKYGLRYLDIYAHGYTVPVVSVECNFKKSLRYGDSVIVETRYVNTAAAKLRFEYTLYNAATRDIVATGSTVQVFLDKDKSELQLVAPDFFQHWKKEHGLI; encoded by the coding sequence ATGCAAGTATTGAGTGACCGCGCAGAGATCCTGGTTAAATTTAATGAAGCCGACCCGCTCGGCATCGTGTGGCATGGCCACTATGTGCGTTATTTTGAAGACGGGAGGGAAGCTTTCGGTAACAAATACGGCCTGCGCTACCTGGATATTTATGCCCACGGGTATACGGTGCCGGTAGTGAGCGTGGAATGCAACTTTAAAAAATCGCTCCGTTACGGCGACAGTGTGATCGTGGAAACGCGGTATGTGAACACCGCCGCCGCTAAACTGAGATTTGAATATACTTTATACAACGCAGCTACCAGGGATATTGTGGCAACGGGATCGACCGTACAGGTGTTTCTCGACAAAGATAAAAGTGAGCTTCAGTTGGTGGCCCCGGACTTTTTCCAGCATTGGAAAAAAGAACATGGGTTGATATAA